The following are encoded together in the Triticum dicoccoides isolate Atlit2015 ecotype Zavitan chromosome 6B, WEW_v2.0, whole genome shotgun sequence genome:
- the LOC119321548 gene encoding uncharacterized protein LOC119321548, with amino-acid sequence MEQPGICSLPIAEVWNDKLHSTNGAFNPIPATSSVWDLRHANGTTNQAKDSNNSTRVAINSHQGPEDTSRRNQCKNRFSPQLTFRRRVKRKINLDKPAERNYTNDNGKEYSTLACNPQTLPINATPLLKVTDADFLDTVDKVAKEGTSTGLTVSAQRLLDEKSSRMLKSTVQHTVSTRHIEDARAEDWSKTLGRVVEAEEAVEVKELHDDPPESQGSTRHIPIIVLDGDNGERARGKLSANSKVVQEENKIRFNLGKINLNSVELPQERLLGLDDSSVQRMPDQDHFVTGQKQVSQPIERLFFTKEKDAVHGKEQHQEGTPALHTLYTNLLTERISTYSYKRHQVPWLEEELDFLWIGVRRYGTSNWNAMLRDTRLRFSSSRMSEDLSEQWSKEQKKLLALDLQSIRASALGSTPPPHIADYAGSNSCTGSSKSPFLAAQSDLSLGEVHLQNAHALDRGQHYLSSLGRFNLHGVNNVPRNLPLGGLPGASSSQGRNGSRRRKTTKLEKSYYDNRSHWCQELPERTSSKLLPLNQQPINSLSQWLTKGADNGKSWLNPEMWSSASQALGQSTAVPLHDSLRGAAFLYPDDKKPHAMPDVFEAGAEVESVVAQSGKKLFWMSGDTLVLNQRAAAMAAGPSGANPSNTGALSEETVSDS; translated from the exons ATGGAGCAACCTGGGATTTGTTCTCTCCCCATAGCAGAGGTGTGGAATGATAAATTACATTCCACCAATGGTGCATTTAATCCAATCCCTGCTACCAGTTCTGTATGGGATCTCAGACATGCTAACGGGACAACTAATCAAGCAAAGGATTCTAATAACTCTACTCGTGTGGCAATAAATTCTCATCAAGGGCCAGAAGATACTAGCAGACGTAATCAATGTAAGAACAGATTTAGTCCTCAGCTCACCTTCCGGAGGCGTGTTAAAAGGAAAATTAATTTGGACAAGCCAGCAGAGAGGAACTATACGAATGATAACGGCAAAGAATACTCAACACTGGCATGTAACCCACAAACTTTACCAATTAATGCTACACCCTTGCTCAAAGTAACCGATGCCGATTTTTTGGATACTGTAGATAAG GTAGCTAAAGAAGGAACAAGTACTGGACTAACCGTATCAGCTCAACGCTTGCTTGACGAAAAAAG TTCACGCATGCTAAAATCTACAGTGCAGCATACGGTTTCCACACGGCATATTGAAGATGCAAGAGCGGAGGACTGGAGCAAAACTCTAGGTCGTGTTGTTGAAGCAGAAGAAGCTGTTGAAGTGAAGGAATTACATG ATGATCCTCCAGAATCCCAAGGTTCAACAAGACATATTCCAATCATTGTCTTGGACGGTGATAATGGTGAAAGGGCCAGGGGTAAACTGTCGGCAAATTCAAAGGTGGTTCAGGAGGAAAACAAAATCAGATTTAATTTAGGGAAGATCAACCTGAATTCTGTCGAATTACCTCAAGAGAGGCTTCTCGGCCTGGATGACTCATCTGTTCAAAGGATGCCAGATCAG GATCATTTTGTTACTGGACAAAAACAAGTTTCTCAACCAATTGAAAGGCTATTTTTTACGAAGGAGAAAGATGCTGTACATGGTAAAGAACAACATCAAGAGGGAACACCAGCATTGCATACCTTATACACAAATTTGCTGACAGAAAGGATCAGCACATACTCCTACAAAAGACACCAGGTTCCCTGGTTGGAAGAAGAGTTAGATTTTCTGTGGATTGGAGTGAGGAGATATGGAACGAGTAACTGGAATGCAATGCTGAGGGACACACGGCTACGATTCTCAAGCTCAAGAATGTCTGAGGATCTTTCTGAACAATGGAGCAAGGAGCAAAAGAAACTTCTAGCTCTGGACCTTCAATCAATCAGAGCATCTGCTCTAGGTTCTACACCGCCTCCCCATATAGCAGATTATGCTGGAAGCAATTCCTGCACCGGAAGCTCAAAGTCTCCATTTCTTGCAGCCCAATCAGACCTTTCCTTGGGCGAGGTGCACCTTCAGAATGCTCATGCTTTGGATAGAGGCCAACATTATTTGTCAAGCCTTGGCAGGTTTAACCTTCATGGAGTCAACAATGTGCCAAGAAATTTGCCTTTGGGAGGCTTACCAGGAGCTTCTTCCTCACAGGGAAGAAATGGTAGCAGGCGTAGGAAGACAACCAAGCTTGAAAAGTCATACTATGACAACAGGTCACACTGGTGCCAAGAACTACCAGAGAGGACGTCGTCTAAGCTACTTCCCCTCAACCAACAACCAATCAACAGCCTTTCTCAGTGGCTTACCAAGGGCGCCGACAACGGTAAAAGCTGGCTCAACCCGGAGATGTGGTCGAGCGCGTCGCAGGCGCTAGGCCAGTCCACTGCAGTTCCACTGCATGACAGCCTGAGAGGTGCCGCCTTTCTGTACCCTGACGACAAGAAACCACATGCCATGCCCGACGTCTTTGAAGCTGGCGCTGAAGTGGAAAGCGTAGTGGCGCAGTCTGGCAAGAAGCTTTTCTGGATGAGCGGTGACACCTTGGTTCTAAACCAGAGGGCCGCTGCTATGGCGGCAGGGCCAAGCGGCGCCAACCCGAGCAACACCGGCGCATTGTCTGAAGAGACGGTGTCAGATAGCTGA